The segment GTTTATCATAGTTGCCACAGCAAAACTATCATAAGTGGAGGATATTATGGGCAAGCGTTTTTCATTTCCTAATTGTTTAATTTTTTCACTACAATTAAACCCTCCTGTTATTAAAACAGCACATCCGTTCTGAAGGGCTTCCTCTTGCATATCTTCTCTATTGCCTACTATAACTAAACAACCAGGCAGCATATACTTCTTAGCATCTTCTACTTGCATAGCCCCCATAATAAATTTGTTTAGCCGTTCATGAATACCATCTTTTCCGCCTAAAAGAGTTCCATCAACTATATTTACAACCTCAGCATAGCTAAGTGATGTTATACTCTTTTTTTTAACTTTTTCAATTCGCACAGTTCCAACTCTAGGTATTGTGGACACTATTCCCAGTACTTCAGCATCCTTAATGGCTCTATAGGCAGTTCCTTCACTAACATTTAATTTACTTGCTATGCGTCTTACAGAAATTTTTGCCCCAACATCTAAATTAGATATGTGCTTTATTATTTCTTCATGTTTTGACATTTAAAACTTCCTACTTTCCTTCTTTTCTTAATTCTTCCGCTATTTTTTCAATTTTTCTAAGTCTATGATTAACTCCTGACTTTCCTACTGGCGGCTCTAACATCTGTCCAAGTTCTTTTAGTGATTCATTGGGATAACTTAATCTAAGTTCAGCAACTTCTCTTAAATTCTCTGGTAGTCTTTGTAAACCAATTTCTTTTTCTATAAGTTTAATACTACCTATCTGTCTTACAGCCGCATTAACTGTTTTACTTAGATTGGCAGTTTCACAATTAACAAGCCTATTTACATTATTCCTCATTTCTTTCATTATTCTAACATTTTCAAGTTCTAAAAGAGACTCATGTGCCCCAATTATATTTAATAAATCTACTATTTGTTCGCCCTCTTTTAAATATATTACAAAACTACTTTTTCTCTGAATAACTTTAGAATTTAACCCATAAGTATTTATTATTTGACTTAGTTCATTTGCATAATCCTCATGATGAGTAACAAACTCTAAATGATAAGTTTTTTCAGGATTACTAATACTTCCTCCTCCTAAAAATACTCCTCTTATAAATACTCTTCTACTATTATCATCTTTTAATATTTCTTGTGGAACACTATAATCTAAAGTAATCATTCCATCTTCTTCCTTTAGCACTCCAACTTCCTTTAAAAGATCCTTAACACCCATATTATTATCTATAACCACTAAATATATATTATTTTTCTTAAGTGAATTACTTTTCTTAACAAAAATTTTTGTATGAATATTAAAATGATCTTTAAGTATTTTAAATACAAGTCTTGCAATAGCTGGGTTTTCCGTCGATACTCTAAAATTTATTTTCATATCTCCACTAAATCCTAAAGTTCCACTAACTTTCATTATACCTGATAACTCAGCTATTGCTTCTACTTTACTTAATTCTGTATATCTACATATCTCATTTTTAACCTTTGAAGAAAATGACATGTTTTTCTACCCCTTACTTCTCTTGTTTTCCTTTAATCTTTGAGACAAATAAAAGTACTCTAATATTTTTTTTCTATCATAGAGTAATTTTTTATCCATTATTGTTTCCATTAAAAATTTTGCCAGCTTATCTGGATCATGTCTTACAAATCCATCTTTAATAGTTATAAATTCGCCTTCCACTATATTGACGTCTAAATCTGTTATACTTTTTTCATCTACTTTAACTTGTTTTGCATTTTTTTCTAAATACTTTTCTATTATCAGATCATTTATATCTTTAGTATTAGTAGCTACATAATCTATAATTCCATCTCCACCATGTTTAAAAATAGCCTTTATATGATCAGAAACCTTATAATTATCTGTTTCTCCCCTTTGTGTCATTATATTAGAAACATATATCTTTAAAGCTTTACTAAACTTTAAAGCCTTACTAATATCCTTTACTAAAAGATTGGGAATAACACTTGTATACAAACTTCCTGGTCCTAAAATTATAGCATCTGCATCTAATATTGCCTCTACAGCTTCCTTTAATGCCTTAGCATCACTCGGTTCAATAAAAATTCTATCTATCTTACTATTTTGAGATACAACTTCATTAGGAATATTAGATTCTCCTTCTACCACGTTTCCATTTTTTAACTTAGCCTTTAATACCATATCATCCAAAGTGACAGGTAAAACTCTACCTGTCACCGCTAATACCGAACTCATTTTTTGAACTGCTTCTTCAAAATTACTTGATAATCCATCCATTGCAGCTAAAAACAAATTACCGAAATTCTGATTTTTTAAGTTTCCATCCTTAAATCTATATTGTAATAATTCTTCCATTAAAGGTTCAGTATCAGCTAATGCTAATATACAGTTTCTTATATCACCAGGAGGAAGTATACCTAGTTCTTCTCTTAAAGCTCCTGATCCTCCACCATCATCTCCAACTGTTACTATTGCAGTTATATTTGAAGTATAATACTTTAATCCTCTAAGCATAGTTGAAAGTCCCGTTCCGCCACCTATGGTAACTATTTTAGGTCCTTTTACAAGAAGTCTTTTTTCACAAATTAGATTTTCGAGTTTTGTTGAATTTATCGATATATTTAAATATCCTTGGTTTATTAAGGATATTATTGACTGAATTCCTTGATTTATAGAAATATATAAAATACACACTCCACAAATAATTAGAAATATATAGAAAAACATATAGTTTTTGTTGACAATATTTTTATTAAAAAATTCAACTGCTGCAAATACTATAAATAAAATTCCCATGGTTCCAAGTGCAATCCACCTTTTCAGCTTTATTCCCGGCTTCAACCACTGCACTATTTTCATAGTTTTCTTCCACCCTTTTTTATATCCTCATTTATATCTCTGTGTTCTTTGCTTGCTTTGTGACCTTTTTCTTTTAATTTATCATATATAGCATTTGCTATAGTAACAGAACGATGTCTTCCACCAGTGCATCCTATAGCAATTACTAATTGTATTTTTCCTTCTTTTATATAATTAGGTATCAAAAACTCTAACATATCATCTAACTTATTAATAAATTCTTTAGTTTCTTTAAATCCTAACACATAATCTTGTATTTCTTTATCATCACCCGAGAACTTTTTAAGCTCTGGAATATAATATGGATTAGGTAAAAATCTAACATCAAATACTAAATCTGCATCTACTGGTATACCATATTTAAATCCAAAAGATAACACATCTATTATAAGTCTATTTTGGATTTGCTCATCGTCACCATAAATTCTCCAAATCTTTTCTCTTAATTGCATTTGAGTCATATTAGAGGTATCAATTATATTATTAGCTTTATATTTAACTTCATTTAATCTTCTTCTTTCAAGTTCAATTCCTTGAATAATTCTTCCTCCTGGTGCTAGCGGATGGGTTCTTCTTGATTCTTTGTATCTTTTAACTAATACCTTATCACTAGCATCTAAAAATAATATCTCATATCTATAATTTTGCTCTTTTAGATATTTCAAATTCTCAAATAAATCATTAAAAAATTCTCCGCCTCTAATGTCAATAACTAGAGCTATCTTATTTATCTTACCGTCTGTTTGATAGCAAGCTTCTGCAAACTTTCCCATTAAAGTTGGAGGTAGATTGTCTACGCAAAAATATCCTAAGTCTTCCAAGCTCCTTATTGCTTGACTTTTTCCAGCCCCTGATAACCCTGTTACAATTACAAACCTCATATTCTTCCCTCCTACATTAATAAAGTCCTATGTTGTTATTATATCATGTTTTTTATATAAATTCTTTATTTTATAAAGTAGCCTTTTTCATAAAACAACCATAAATTTAATACTAAAAAAACTAGTATAGAAATATACTATACTAGTTCGTTTCATCTTCTCCGACTATTCTAA is part of the Clostridium botulinum genome and harbors:
- a CDS encoding gluconeogenesis factor YvcK family protein — its product is MKIVQWLKPGIKLKRWIALGTMGILFIVFAAVEFFNKNIVNKNYMFFYIFLIICGVCILYISINQGIQSIISLINQGYLNISINSTKLENLICEKRLLVKGPKIVTIGGGTGLSTMLRGLKYYTSNITAIVTVGDDGGGSGALREELGILPPGDIRNCILALADTEPLMEELLQYRFKDGNLKNQNFGNLFLAAMDGLSSNFEEAVQKMSSVLAVTGRVLPVTLDDMVLKAKLKNGNVVEGESNIPNEVVSQNSKIDRIFIEPSDAKALKEAVEAILDADAIILGPGSLYTSVIPNLLVKDISKALKFSKALKIYVSNIMTQRGETDNYKVSDHIKAIFKHGGDGIIDYVATNTKDINDLIIEKYLEKNAKQVKVDEKSITDLDVNIVEGEFITIKDGFVRHDPDKLAKFLMETIMDKKLLYDRKKILEYFYLSQRLKENKRSKG
- the whiA gene encoding DNA-binding protein WhiA — encoded protein: MSFSSKVKNEICRYTELSKVEAIAELSGIMKVSGTLGFSGDMKINFRVSTENPAIARLVFKILKDHFNIHTKIFVKKSNSLKKNNIYLVVIDNNMGVKDLLKEVGVLKEEDGMITLDYSVPQEILKDDNSRRVFIRGVFLGGGSISNPEKTYHLEFVTHHEDYANELSQIINTYGLNSKVIQRKSSFVIYLKEGEQIVDLLNIIGAHESLLELENVRIMKEMRNNVNRLVNCETANLSKTVNAAVRQIGSIKLIEKEIGLQRLPENLREVAELRLSYPNESLKELGQMLEPPVGKSGVNHRLRKIEKIAEELRKEGK
- the rapZ gene encoding RNase adapter RapZ; protein product: MRFVIVTGLSGAGKSQAIRSLEDLGYFCVDNLPPTLMGKFAEACYQTDGKINKIALVIDIRGGEFFNDLFENLKYLKEQNYRYEILFLDASDKVLVKRYKESRRTHPLAPGGRIIQGIELERRRLNEVKYKANNIIDTSNMTQMQLREKIWRIYGDDEQIQNRLIIDVLSFGFKYGIPVDADLVFDVRFLPNPYYIPELKKFSGDDKEIQDYVLGFKETKEFINKLDDMLEFLIPNYIKEGKIQLVIAIGCTGGRHRSVTIANAIYDKLKEKGHKASKEHRDINEDIKKGGRKL